In one window of Skermanella rosea DNA:
- a CDS encoding ABC transporter substrate-binding protein translates to MSTLLSKARRLAAAAAVLIAGGASAAQAADVRVGFIPVVGSGQLFVIDGEGWAKDAGLNLKLTQFESGPAMISALASGTLDAYYGGIGPIMVASARGIDVKVYASAAIEEMTVVGRGGFGTQANAATAAGFKEFVEQEGRPVRIATQPPGSVPDTVLRYWLQNVVKADPATYQITAMGIEATQQALLAGAVDAATIREPTLTVVRQRDPNTKLLALGGQMLPNQPGSVLALTGAFVKANPEAAKTIVALNTRATTLLKEEPNRAAKHLQKGLGKGITDLATFEKAVVSPASKFVADPMTIKDATGVMQDFQLQLGVLEKAADLNVLFDDSFYRATAR, encoded by the coding sequence ATGTCGACTCTGTTGTCCAAGGCGCGCCGTCTCGCGGCCGCAGCCGCTGTTCTGATCGCCGGCGGCGCATCGGCGGCCCAGGCCGCCGACGTGCGCGTCGGGTTCATCCCCGTGGTCGGGTCCGGACAGCTGTTCGTCATCGACGGCGAGGGCTGGGCCAAGGACGCCGGGCTCAACCTCAAGCTCACGCAGTTCGAGTCGGGCCCGGCCATGATCAGCGCCCTGGCCTCGGGCACGCTCGACGCCTATTACGGCGGAATCGGCCCGATCATGGTGGCGAGCGCCCGCGGCATCGACGTGAAGGTCTACGCCTCCGCCGCGATCGAGGAGATGACCGTGGTCGGGCGCGGCGGTTTCGGCACCCAGGCGAACGCCGCGACCGCCGCCGGCTTCAAGGAGTTCGTCGAGCAGGAGGGCCGCCCGGTCCGCATCGCGACCCAGCCGCCCGGATCCGTGCCCGACACCGTCCTGCGCTACTGGCTGCAGAACGTCGTGAAGGCCGATCCCGCCACTTACCAGATCACCGCCATGGGGATCGAGGCGACCCAGCAGGCGCTGCTGGCCGGCGCCGTCGATGCCGCGACGATCCGCGAGCCGACCCTGACCGTGGTCCGGCAGCGCGATCCGAACACCAAGCTGCTGGCGCTGGGCGGCCAGATGCTGCCCAACCAGCCGGGTTCGGTGCTGGCGCTGACCGGCGCCTTCGTCAAGGCCAACCCCGAGGCCGCCAAGACGATCGTCGCGCTGAACACCCGGGCCACGACCCTGCTGAAGGAGGAGCCGAACCGGGCCGCCAAGCACCTGCAGAAGGGCCTGGGCAAGGGCATCACCGACCTCGCGACCTTCGAGAAGGCCGTGGTGTCGCCGGCCAGCAAGTTCGTCGCCGACCCGATGACCATCAAGGACGCCACCGGGGTGATGCAGGACTTCCAGCTGCAACTGGGCGTGCTGGAGAAGGCGGCCGACCTGAACGTGCTGTTCGACGACAGCTTCTACCGGGCAACGGCGCGCTGA
- a CDS encoding lysophospholipid acyltransferase family protein: protein MTARKPDGPMGSPLLGIARLVVYGVFTVLLMPVQALLVLLRSPLRHRLPRAYHAACTRILGLQVAVTGRPALSRPTLVVSNHSSYLDIIVLGSLVPGSFVAKTEVGGWPFFGLLAKLQQTVFVDRKARNAGTHRDDMRSRLEDGDILILFPEGTSSDGNRTLPFKTALFSVAALRVDDRPIRVQPVSVTAVKLDGIPLGRALRPFYAWYGDMELVGHVWQMVKLGRVTVQVEFHEPVDVEAFGSRKALADHCWRVVAAGVDRAVSGRGMAVPPPRRPAASEGTGGSAVAGAAAG from the coding sequence ATGACGGCGCGCAAACCCGACGGTCCCATGGGGTCGCCCCTGCTCGGCATCGCCCGCCTGGTCGTGTACGGCGTCTTCACGGTCCTGCTGATGCCGGTGCAGGCCCTGCTGGTGTTGCTGCGCTCACCCCTGCGCCACCGCCTGCCCAGGGCCTACCACGCGGCCTGCACGCGCATCCTGGGCCTGCAGGTCGCCGTGACGGGCCGGCCGGCGCTGTCGCGTCCCACGCTCGTCGTCTCCAACCATTCCTCCTACCTGGACATCATCGTCCTGGGCTCGCTGGTTCCCGGCTCCTTCGTGGCCAAGACGGAGGTGGGGGGATGGCCCTTCTTCGGCCTGCTGGCCAAGCTCCAGCAGACCGTGTTCGTCGATCGCAAGGCGCGCAACGCCGGGACCCACCGCGACGACATGCGCAGCCGGCTGGAGGACGGCGACATCCTGATCCTGTTCCCCGAAGGGACCTCCTCCGACGGCAACCGGACCCTGCCGTTCAAGACGGCGTTGTTCAGCGTCGCTGCGCTTCGTGTGGATGACCGTCCGATCAGGGTCCAGCCGGTGTCGGTCACCGCGGTCAAGCTGGACGGGATCCCCCTGGGACGGGCACTGCGGCCGTTCTACGCCTGGTACGGCGACATGGAGCTGGTCGGCCATGTCTGGCAGATGGTCAAGCTGGGCCGGGTGACGGTGCAGGTGGAATTCCACGAGCCGGTCGACGTGGAGGCGTTCGGCAGCCGCAAGGCGCTGGCCGACCATTGCTGGCGCGTGGTCGCCGCCGGGGTCGACCGCGCGGTCTCGGGGCGGGGGATGGCGGTGCCGCCGCCCCGCCGCCCGGCGGCTTCCGAAGGGACCGGCGGAAGCGCCGTGGCGGGCGCCGCAGCAGGATGA
- a CDS encoding ABC transporter permease: MQRSLLALVGLAAFLILWEAVPRLGLVSPLFLPPPTSLPQAFLREISGGFWLDAVVASLRHYLLGLALGTGLGVALGIATALYDKLEAALSWVIRLLRPVPGLAWVPFAIVWFGISEAAATFIIIIGVFWINYYAAYGAAKAIDKDLLEVADAFGHRGTWAKLVKIVLPGSTAGILAGVRTGLGQAWMAVVAAELFGVPGLGQRMIQASSLLATDVVVVYMITIAALYGLTDALFVQIRDRLLRWQR; this comes from the coding sequence ATGCAACGATCCCTGCTCGCCCTCGTCGGACTGGCCGCCTTCCTGATCCTGTGGGAGGCGGTCCCGCGCCTCGGCCTGGTTTCGCCGCTGTTCCTCCCGCCGCCCACCAGCCTGCCGCAGGCTTTCCTGCGCGAGATCTCGGGCGGGTTCTGGCTGGACGCGGTGGTCGCGAGCCTCCGCCATTACCTGCTCGGGCTGGCGCTCGGCACCGGCCTGGGCGTGGCGCTCGGCATCGCGACGGCGCTCTACGACAAGCTGGAGGCGGCGCTGTCGTGGGTGATCCGGCTGCTGCGGCCGGTCCCGGGCCTTGCGTGGGTCCCGTTCGCGATCGTCTGGTTCGGCATCAGCGAGGCGGCCGCGACCTTCATCATCATCATTGGCGTGTTCTGGATCAACTACTACGCCGCCTACGGCGCCGCCAAGGCGATCGACAAGGACCTGCTGGAGGTGGCCGATGCCTTCGGGCATCGCGGCACCTGGGCCAAGCTGGTCAAGATCGTGCTGCCCGGATCGACCGCCGGCATCCTGGCCGGCGTGCGGACAGGGCTGGGGCAGGCCTGGATGGCGGTGGTCGCGGCCGAGCTGTTCGGCGTGCCAGGCTTGGGCCAGCGCATGATCCAGGCGTCCAGCCTCCTGGCGACCGACGTGGTCGTCGTCTACATGATCACGATAGCGGCGCTGTACGGCCTGACCGACGCGCTTTTCGTGCAGATCAGGGACCGGTTGCTCAGATGGCAGCGCTAA
- a CDS encoding RT0821/Lpp0805 family surface protein, translating to MKKFLLAAAVLALAGCADKPAGPGAAVVTPEAAPLITLDDSDRTIIDETLQTASRGGVGKPVQWSNPATGKNGAVTVIRQGYTRDGKLCQEFHLVASKGVVRAQQVGKACRQSGKWSPEGGYTLGS from the coding sequence ATGAAGAAGTTCCTCCTGGCCGCCGCCGTCCTCGCCCTTGCGGGATGCGCCGACAAGCCCGCCGGGCCGGGCGCCGCCGTGGTGACCCCGGAAGCCGCCCCCCTGATCACGCTGGATGACAGCGACCGCACGATCATCGACGAGACCCTGCAGACGGCGTCGCGCGGGGGCGTCGGCAAGCCGGTCCAGTGGTCCAACCCGGCGACCGGCAAGAATGGCGCCGTCACGGTGATCCGCCAGGGCTATACCCGCGACGGCAAGCTCTGCCAGGAATTCCATCTGGTCGCCAGCAAGGGCGTCGTCCGCGCCCAGCAGGTCGGCAAGGCCTGCCGCCAGTCGGGCAAATGGTCCCCCGAAGGCGGCTACACCCTGGGGAGCTGA
- the ftsH gene encoding ATP-dependent zinc metalloprotease FtsH: MKTFLKRHARVISIVAALVVTGALTGGAGLAYVYASGSGGAAALLSRIDRQEVGQSEFADRLAAGRIASLAVAGNRIEFTDRDGVQGVTTVLWTDALRQAVAAPGIPMTVEPAEGGALLTTNRWLDVLLKLNMVGFLAFALVFMVGMMRSPVKKAGTATSHVRFSDVAGVDEARAELTELVDFLKHPARFKGIGAGIPKGVLLVGPPGTGKTLLARAVAGEAGVPFYAVTGSDFVEMYVGVGAARIRRLFRDARKRAPCILFIDEIDALARARGATSPTGGQIETENTLNQLLAEMDGFARASGLIVIAATNRVDVLDPAIVRPGRFDRHVFVGNPDIKGRAAILAVHAARVALDADVDLTLVARGTPGMSGADLANVVNEAALRAARSGRSLVSMADFEQARDKIVMGGEKATVMSEDERRLTAFHEAGHALVAWRSRHSDPVHKVTIVPRGRSLGMMVRLPLEDRFCLSRARLEAELDVTMGGRAAEEIVFGREFVTTGAAGDIQMATDIATKMVTTWGMSDRFGMVAYGGGAAPAAATAARSPAGEPGALSPQVAEEVRGIIDAAYRRAYDLIAADLPRLHELADGLLRDETLDAAAVRAILERDADRGAPPSVRLVQADPDHYEVAV; the protein is encoded by the coding sequence ATGAAAACCTTCCTTAAACGGCACGCGCGGGTGATCTCGATCGTGGCAGCCCTGGTCGTCACCGGGGCGCTTACCGGCGGCGCCGGGCTGGCCTATGTCTACGCCTCCGGCTCCGGCGGTGCGGCGGCACTGCTCAGCCGGATCGACCGGCAGGAGGTCGGGCAGAGCGAGTTCGCCGATCGTCTCGCCGCCGGACGGATCGCCTCCCTCGCCGTCGCCGGCAACCGGATCGAATTCACCGACCGCGACGGCGTCCAGGGCGTCACCACCGTCCTGTGGACCGACGCCCTGCGTCAGGCGGTCGCGGCCCCCGGCATCCCCATGACCGTCGAGCCGGCGGAGGGCGGCGCCCTGCTGACCACCAACCGCTGGCTCGACGTGCTGCTGAAGCTGAACATGGTGGGCTTCCTGGCCTTCGCCCTGGTCTTCATGGTCGGCATGATGCGCTCGCCGGTCAAGAAGGCGGGCACCGCCACCTCCCACGTCCGGTTCTCCGACGTGGCCGGCGTGGACGAGGCGAGAGCCGAACTGACCGAGCTGGTCGATTTCCTCAAGCACCCGGCCCGGTTCAAGGGCATCGGCGCCGGCATCCCCAAGGGCGTCCTCCTGGTCGGTCCTCCCGGCACCGGAAAGACCCTGCTGGCCCGCGCCGTGGCGGGGGAGGCGGGGGTGCCGTTCTACGCCGTCACCGGGTCCGACTTCGTGGAGATGTATGTCGGCGTCGGCGCCGCGCGCATCCGCCGGCTGTTCCGCGACGCCCGCAAGCGAGCGCCCTGCATCCTGTTCATCGACGAGATCGACGCGCTGGCCCGGGCCCGCGGCGCCACCTCGCCGACCGGCGGCCAGATCGAGACAGAGAACACCCTGAACCAGCTCCTAGCCGAGATGGACGGCTTCGCCCGGGCCAGCGGCCTGATCGTGATCGCGGCGACCAACCGGGTGGACGTGCTCGACCCGGCGATCGTGCGGCCCGGCCGGTTCGACCGGCACGTCTTCGTCGGCAATCCCGACATCAAGGGCCGCGCCGCCATCCTGGCGGTTCATGCCGCCCGCGTGGCGCTGGACGCCGACGTGGACCTGACGCTGGTCGCGCGCGGCACGCCCGGCATGTCGGGCGCCGACCTCGCCAACGTCGTCAACGAGGCGGCGCTCCGGGCGGCCCGCTCGGGCCGCTCCCTGGTCTCCATGGCCGACTTCGAGCAGGCCCGCGACAAGATCGTCATGGGCGGCGAGAAGGCCACCGTCATGTCCGAGGACGAGCGCCGCCTGACCGCCTTCCACGAGGCCGGGCACGCGCTGGTCGCCTGGCGCTCCAGGCATTCCGACCCGGTCCACAAGGTCACCATCGTGCCGCGCGGCCGGTCGCTGGGCATGATGGTCCGGCTGCCGCTGGAGGACCGCTTCTGCCTGTCCCGGGCGCGGCTGGAGGCCGAGCTGGACGTGACCATGGGCGGCAGGGCGGCCGAGGAGATCGTGTTCGGCAGGGAATTCGTGACCACCGGGGCCGCCGGCGACATCCAGATGGCGACCGACATCGCGACCAAGATGGTCACCACCTGGGGCATGTCCGACCGATTCGGCATGGTCGCCTACGGCGGGGGCGCGGCACCGGCCGCCGCGACCGCCGCGCGCTCCCCCGCCGGCGAGCCGGGCGCGCTGTCGCCCCAGGTCGCCGAGGAGGTGCGGGGCATCATCGACGCGGCATACCGCCGCGCATACGACCTGATCGCCGCCGACCTGCCCCGCCTGCACGAACTGGCCGACGGCCTGCTGCGCGACGAAACCCTCGATGCCGCCGCCGTCCGGGCCATCCTGGAGCGGGACGCGGACCGCGGGGCGCCGCCCAGCGTCAGGCTTGTCCAGGCCGATCCCGACCATTATGAAGTGGCGGTATGA
- the metZ gene encoding O-succinylhomoserine sulfhydrylase, giving the protein MTKNDTFPENGNPAATPAKLRPRTRMVHAGTLRTGFDETCEAIFMTSGYVYGSAEEAEAAFATDGLRYVYSRFRNPTVAMFEDRLAAYEGAQRCFATGSGMAAVFAALMCQLKAGDRIVAPRALFGSCLHIVKNLAPQYGIETTLVDGTKAEEWREALGRPANVVFLETPSNPMLDIVDLGLVCELAHAAGARVVVDNVFATPVLQRPLEFGADIVVYSATKHIDGQGRCLGGAILCDDKFAETLAPFLRHTGPALSPFNAWLLLKGLETMDLRVAAQTDAAQRIAEFLDGHAKIARTLYPGLKSHPQYELAQRQMGGGSTLIAFDVAGGKAEAFRLMNGLRIVKISNNLGDSKSLITHPATSTHQKLTDEDKAAVGISPASIRLSVGLEDAADLIEDLDQALARI; this is encoded by the coding sequence ATGACCAAGAACGATACTTTCCCCGAGAACGGCAATCCCGCGGCCACCCCCGCGAAGCTGCGGCCGCGCACCCGCATGGTCCATGCCGGGACCCTGCGGACCGGCTTCGACGAGACCTGCGAAGCGATCTTCATGACCTCGGGCTATGTCTACGGCTCGGCGGAGGAGGCCGAGGCCGCCTTCGCGACCGACGGGCTGCGCTATGTCTATTCGCGCTTCCGCAACCCGACCGTCGCCATGTTCGAGGACCGGCTGGCGGCGTACGAGGGGGCGCAACGCTGTTTCGCCACCGGCAGCGGCATGGCGGCGGTGTTCGCGGCCCTGATGTGCCAGCTCAAGGCGGGCGACCGCATCGTGGCGCCGCGCGCGCTGTTCGGGTCCTGCCTGCACATCGTCAAGAACCTGGCACCCCAGTACGGGATCGAAACGACCCTGGTGGACGGCACCAAGGCGGAGGAGTGGCGCGAAGCCCTGGGCCGCCCGGCCAACGTCGTGTTCCTGGAGACGCCGTCCAACCCGATGCTCGACATCGTGGACCTGGGCCTGGTCTGCGAACTGGCCCATGCCGCCGGCGCCCGCGTGGTGGTCGACAACGTGTTCGCGACGCCGGTGCTCCAGCGGCCATTGGAGTTCGGCGCCGACATCGTGGTTTATTCAGCGACCAAGCATATCGACGGCCAGGGCCGGTGCCTGGGCGGTGCCATCCTGTGCGACGACAAGTTCGCCGAGACGCTGGCCCCCTTCCTGCGCCACACCGGCCCGGCGCTGAGCCCGTTCAACGCCTGGCTGCTGCTGAAGGGGCTGGAGACCATGGACCTGCGGGTCGCCGCCCAGACCGACGCGGCCCAGCGGATCGCGGAGTTCCTGGACGGGCACGCCAAGATCGCCAGGACGCTCTATCCCGGCCTGAAGAGCCATCCCCAGTACGAGTTGGCGCAGCGCCAGATGGGCGGCGGCAGCACGCTGATCGCCTTCGACGTCGCCGGCGGCAAGGCGGAGGCATTCCGGCTGATGAACGGGCTTCGGATCGTCAAGATCTCCAACAACCTGGGCGACAGCAAGAGCCTGATCACCCATCCCGCGACCAGCACCCACCAGAAGCTGACCGACGAGGACAAGGCGGCGGTCGGGATCAGCCCGGCCAGCATCCGCCTGTCTGTCGGGCTGGAGGACGCTGCCGACCTGATCGAGGATCTGGACCAGGCGCTGGCCCGGATCTGA
- a CDS encoding phasin family protein, protein MMIASPRAIAAHRRNLGRLVAAGQDLARTAEKTQEMALASVQTIGYRTAMMMQAVGDPVAMTNPEFTLMGQEKIEAAIESHHAMMDSYRAMFEGWSAWFMGQAGTTTKAVTELATCRTPADIVRVQQNYVQCSFVNATNAAIKLTEAVIRMADAGLVPIHKVASANAARLANERA, encoded by the coding sequence ATGATGATCGCTTCCCCGCGCGCTATCGCCGCCCACCGCCGCAATCTCGGCCGCCTCGTCGCAGCAGGGCAGGATCTCGCGCGCACCGCCGAAAAGACCCAGGAGATGGCTCTCGCCTCGGTGCAGACGATCGGCTACCGCACCGCGATGATGATGCAGGCGGTCGGCGACCCCGTGGCGATGACCAATCCGGAATTCACCCTGATGGGCCAGGAGAAGATCGAGGCGGCCATCGAGTCCCACCACGCGATGATGGACAGCTACAGGGCCATGTTCGAGGGCTGGAGCGCGTGGTTCATGGGCCAGGCCGGCACGACCACGAAGGCCGTGACGGAGCTGGCGACCTGCCGCACGCCCGCCGACATCGTCCGCGTCCAGCAGAACTATGTCCAGTGCAGCTTCGTCAATGCCACGAACGCGGCAATCAAGCTGACCGAGGCCGTGATCCGGATGGCCGATGCGGGGCTGGTGCCGATCCACAAGGTGGCTTCCGCCAACGCCGCGCGCCTCGCGAACGAACGCGCCTGA
- a CDS encoding ABC transporter ATP-binding protein yields the protein MAALTENVVDIRDLAIAYGAAPPVLSGFTAELERGSFTAVVGPSGVGKSTLLRVLAGLTAPAAGTVRMPVGAETGRRPVALVFQEARLLPWRRVLENVAFGLEGTGLPKADRLARARDTLSLVGLADMAGRWPHQLSGGQRQRINLARALSVRPDLLLLDEPFSALDAITRQSLQDELLRLWGETGTTMLFVTHDLDEAVYLADRVVLLGGKPAGIVRDFDVDLARPRERDTVHFADTVRTIRAALSESVSDGAGI from the coding sequence ATGGCAGCGCTAACCGAAAACGTCGTCGATATCCGGGACCTCGCCATCGCCTATGGCGCGGCCCCGCCGGTGCTGTCCGGCTTCACCGCGGAACTGGAGCGCGGCTCCTTCACGGCGGTCGTCGGGCCGTCGGGCGTTGGCAAGTCGACCCTGCTGCGCGTGCTGGCCGGGCTGACCGCCCCCGCCGCGGGCACCGTGCGGATGCCGGTCGGGGCCGAGACGGGCCGCCGCCCGGTGGCCCTGGTCTTCCAGGAGGCCCGGCTGCTGCCCTGGCGGCGGGTCCTGGAGAACGTCGCCTTCGGGCTTGAGGGCACCGGGCTGCCGAAGGCCGACCGGCTGGCCCGCGCGCGCGACACGCTGTCGCTGGTCGGCCTCGCCGACATGGCCGGGCGCTGGCCCCACCAGCTGTCCGGCGGCCAGCGCCAGCGCATCAACCTGGCCCGCGCCCTGTCGGTGCGGCCGGACCTGCTGCTGCTGGACGAGCCGTTCTCCGCCCTGGACGCGATCACCCGGCAGAGCCTGCAGGACGAACTGCTGCGGCTGTGGGGCGAGACCGGCACGACCATGCTGTTCGTGACCCACGACCTGGACGAGGCCGTCTATCTGGCGGACCGGGTCGTGCTGCTGGGCGGCAAGCCGGCCGGGATCGTCCGCGACTTCGACGTGGACCTGGCACGCCCGCGCGAACGGGACACCGTCCACTTCGCCGACACCGTCCGAACCATCCGGGCAGCCCTGTCCGAGTCGGTCAGCGACGGCGCCGGCATCTGA
- a CDS encoding GNAT family N-acetyltransferase: MADLMIDQLVQSDLRSGNLEVRLAESSAEVDAAQALRYRVFYTEMAARPTAEMAARGRDFDSFDRVCDHLLVIDHNLGSGASGVVGTYRLIRRPAARSAGRFYSSDEYDISLLAGYPGEVLELGRSCVDAAYRSRPTMQLLWRGIAAYVFQYDIALMFGCASLPGTDPRKLALPLSFLHHNHLAPPGLRPVALPDRYTGMNLMEEHEIDMRAALNLLPPLIKGYLRLGGFVGDGAVIDEQFNTTDVCIVVKTDQVTDKYSKHYERRRDALVS, encoded by the coding sequence ATGGCCGACCTCATGATCGATCAGCTTGTCCAGAGCGATCTCCGCTCCGGCAACCTGGAAGTCCGACTGGCCGAATCCTCGGCCGAGGTTGATGCAGCCCAGGCGCTGCGATACCGAGTGTTCTATACCGAGATGGCGGCCCGGCCGACCGCGGAGATGGCGGCCCGGGGCCGGGATTTCGACAGCTTCGACAGGGTCTGCGACCACCTCCTGGTCATCGACCACAACCTGGGCTCCGGTGCCTCCGGCGTGGTCGGAACCTACCGGCTGATCCGCCGTCCCGCCGCCCGCTCCGCCGGCCGGTTCTACTCCAGCGACGAATACGACATCTCGCTGCTGGCGGGCTATCCGGGGGAGGTCCTGGAACTGGGCCGCTCCTGCGTCGACGCCGCCTACCGCTCCCGGCCGACCATGCAGCTCCTGTGGCGCGGCATCGCAGCCTATGTCTTCCAGTACGACATCGCCCTGATGTTCGGCTGCGCCAGCCTGCCGGGCACCGATCCGCGGAAGCTGGCCCTGCCGCTCTCCTTCCTGCACCACAACCATCTGGCTCCCCCGGGCCTGCGGCCGGTGGCGCTGCCGGACCGCTACACCGGCATGAACCTGATGGAAGAGCACGAGATCGACATGCGGGCGGCCCTGAACCTGCTGCCGCCGCTGATCAAGGGCTATCTCCGCCTGGGCGGCTTCGTCGGGGACGGCGCCGTGATCGACGAACAGTTCAACACCACCGACGTCTGCATCGTGGTCAAGACGGACCAGGTCACCGACAAGTATTCCAAGCATTACGAACGGCGGCGGGACGCCCTGGTATCGTGA